In the genome of Pseudomonas sp. HS6, one region contains:
- a CDS encoding CoA ester lyase: MTVRHSTNATLPISYLFVPGNRPERFSKAVEAGPDAIILDLEDAVHPNSKAVARASIWAWQQSTPETACQRYIRLNSVGSSLFRQDMTWLGDMRYPERCAGIFLPKAECPESLTRVVERLLAWNPDLQIVAIIETAKGLHQVEAIAAIPGLARLAFGSLDFSLDIDCSQIPEAFLFARNRIVLASRVAGLPAPIDGVTPAISDMAVVERDSRYARSLGFGAKLCIHPSQLATVQKAYLPNARQLAWADRVLNAVAGGSHAVQVDGEMVDLPLIEQAQRLRDMASQYALVANADAC; encoded by the coding sequence ATGACTGTTCGTCACAGCACCAACGCCACGCTTCCCATCAGCTACCTGTTCGTTCCCGGCAACCGGCCGGAGCGCTTTTCCAAAGCGGTCGAAGCCGGGCCGGATGCGATCATCCTCGACCTCGAAGATGCCGTTCATCCGAACAGCAAAGCCGTGGCCCGGGCGTCGATCTGGGCCTGGCAGCAGAGCACGCCCGAAACCGCCTGCCAGCGTTACATCCGGTTGAACAGCGTCGGCAGTTCGCTGTTTCGCCAGGACATGACCTGGCTGGGCGACATGCGCTACCCCGAGCGCTGCGCAGGGATTTTCCTGCCCAAGGCCGAATGTCCCGAAAGCCTGACCCGCGTGGTCGAACGCCTGCTGGCGTGGAACCCCGACCTGCAAATCGTCGCCATCATCGAGACTGCCAAAGGCTTGCATCAGGTCGAGGCAATTGCCGCGATTCCGGGCCTGGCACGGCTGGCATTCGGCTCGCTGGATTTTTCCCTGGACATCGATTGCAGCCAGATTCCTGAGGCGTTTCTGTTCGCCCGCAATCGCATCGTGCTGGCGTCACGCGTTGCCGGTTTGCCGGCACCGATCGATGGCGTGACCCCGGCCATCAGCGACATGGCGGTGGTCGAGCGCGACTCACGTTACGCCCGGTCGCTGGGGTTCGGCGCCAAGTTGTGTATCCATCCTTCGCAGCTCGCCACGGTGCAGAAAGCCTACCTGCCCAACGCCCGCCAACTGGCTTGGGCGGATCGGGTCCTGAACGCCGTGGCCGGGGGCAGCCACGCGGTGCAAGTCGACGGTGAAATGGTCGATCTGCCGCTGATCGAGCAGGCGCAACGCCTGCGGGACATGGCCAGCCAGTACGCGCTGGTCGCCAACGCGGATGCCTGCTGA
- a CDS encoding ParB N-terminal domain-containing protein → MGHGYQIALRPLCDVRQSEQVDPLNVQRLREAIIQAGHWLEPIIVERSRGIVMDGNHRFNAARALGLKRVPCIQLDYADPRVCVRHWQTGQAFEVARIFTTIERGELFPYKTTRHAFDPALPVISIPLQCLYD, encoded by the coding sequence ATGGGACATGGTTACCAGATTGCCCTGCGGCCACTGTGCGACGTGCGGCAATCCGAGCAGGTCGATCCGCTCAACGTGCAGCGGCTGCGCGAGGCGATCATCCAGGCCGGGCACTGGCTGGAACCGATCATCGTCGAGCGCTCCCGGGGCATCGTGATGGACGGCAATCACCGGTTCAACGCGGCGCGGGCGCTGGGGTTGAAACGGGTGCCGTGCATCCAGCTCGACTACGCCGATCCACGTGTCTGTGTACGGCACTGGCAAACCGGGCAGGCGTTCGAAGTGGCGCGGATTTTCACCACCATCGAGCGCGGCGAACTGTTCCCCTACAAGACCACCCGGCACGCGTTCGACCCCGCGCTGCCGGTGATCTCCATTCCGCTGCAATGCCTGTACGACTGA
- a CDS encoding TonB-dependent siderophore receptor, giving the protein MSVARRPCSERALTLAIRTAMLSSILAAGSATAWAADPKQSEQQDVAATEGLTLDTTNVTGSYNGATALPEVLAGGQVARGARLGMMGNKDVMDTPFSVTSYTAKTLADLQTVTVADALERDPSVRSTGQTGGIVDSFFIRGFAIGEGNLGELAYDGVYGVAPNYRVFTEYAERVEVLKGPGALMYGISPNSGVGGVINIVPKRPLDEDLTRFTGTYASDSQVGGHLDVSRRFGSENQFGIRFNGSTQGGDTAINDQERALNIGAIALDYKGERLRLNLDYISQKESFDAASRPFTIAPGVKVPSAPNGRTNLPQDWGWSDTKEQSALLGGEYDLSENLTVFAHAGGGRSDVKRMSDQVPRILNDAGDTSNIPGYYKFNVDRSTADVGMRALFATGPVTHTTTVMATRYQDELSRGINNGTEIRSNIYHPVDVPKQYISSPKVLRISESELSGVALTDTLGFLDDRIQLTLGVRRQDIESRNYNASGSVSSRYDDSATTPLAGVVVKPWEDVSLYYNYVEGLSKGDIAPGTAANSGETFAPYKSKQHEIGVKYEHGTFMTTLALFQIEKPSGEIGAGNVFSVQAEQRNRGVELSMFGEVAPGTRLMGGVTLLDGELTDSATAANRGNKPVGVPDVQANLWAEWDTPWVEGFTLTGGAIYTDSQYVNQANTQELPSWTRIDAGARYATKIEGRPTTFRATVQNVFDREYWSGVASYGAFSPGYPRTLQLSATVDF; this is encoded by the coding sequence ATGTCTGTTGCACGTCGACCTTGCAGTGAACGCGCGTTAACGCTGGCTATTCGCACCGCCATGCTGAGTTCTATTCTGGCCGCAGGAAGCGCCACTGCCTGGGCAGCAGACCCCAAGCAATCCGAGCAACAGGACGTCGCCGCCACGGAAGGGCTGACGCTGGACACCACCAACGTCACCGGCAGCTACAACGGCGCGACTGCCTTGCCGGAAGTACTCGCCGGAGGCCAGGTCGCACGGGGCGCGCGGCTGGGGATGATGGGCAACAAGGACGTCATGGACACGCCATTCAGCGTGACCAGCTACACCGCGAAAACCCTCGCTGACCTGCAAACGGTGACCGTGGCCGATGCGCTGGAACGCGACCCTTCGGTACGTTCCACCGGGCAGACCGGCGGCATCGTCGATTCGTTTTTCATCCGTGGATTTGCGATAGGCGAGGGCAACCTCGGCGAGTTGGCCTACGACGGCGTGTACGGCGTAGCGCCCAATTATCGGGTGTTTACCGAATACGCCGAACGCGTTGAAGTGTTGAAAGGGCCGGGCGCGTTGATGTATGGCATTTCCCCCAACAGCGGCGTCGGCGGCGTGATCAACATCGTGCCCAAACGGCCACTGGACGAAGACCTGACCCGCTTCACCGGCACTTACGCGTCTGACTCGCAAGTCGGTGGCCACTTGGATGTCAGTCGACGTTTCGGCAGCGAGAACCAGTTTGGCATCCGTTTCAACGGCAGCACCCAGGGCGGCGACACCGCGATCAACGATCAGGAACGCGCGCTGAACATCGGCGCCATCGCACTCGATTACAAGGGCGAGCGGTTGCGCCTGAACCTGGATTACATCAGCCAGAAAGAGAGCTTCGACGCAGCCTCGCGACCGTTCACCATTGCACCGGGTGTGAAGGTTCCATCGGCGCCGAACGGCCGCACCAACCTGCCGCAGGACTGGGGCTGGTCGGACACCAAGGAACAGTCGGCATTGCTCGGCGGCGAGTATGACCTCAGCGAAAACCTGACCGTGTTCGCCCACGCGGGCGGCGGTCGCTCCGACGTCAAGCGCATGTCCGACCAGGTACCGCGAATCCTCAACGACGCCGGCGACACCAGCAACATTCCCGGTTACTACAAATTCAACGTCGACCGTTCGACGGCCGACGTGGGGATGCGTGCACTGTTCGCCACCGGCCCGGTCACCCACACGACCACGGTCATGGCGACCCGTTATCAGGACGAATTGTCGCGGGGCATCAACAACGGCACGGAAATCCGCTCGAACATCTACCACCCGGTGGACGTGCCCAAGCAGTACATCAGCTCGCCGAAAGTGCTGCGCATTTCCGAATCGGAACTGTCTGGCGTCGCACTGACCGATACCCTCGGCTTTCTCGATGACCGGATTCAGTTGACCCTCGGCGTACGCCGACAGGACATCGAATCGCGTAACTACAACGCCTCGGGCTCGGTCAGTTCTCGTTATGACGACAGCGCGACCACACCGCTGGCGGGCGTGGTGGTCAAACCATGGGAAGACGTTTCGCTTTACTACAACTACGTCGAAGGCCTGAGCAAAGGCGACATCGCCCCCGGCACTGCAGCCAACTCTGGCGAAACGTTCGCACCCTACAAATCCAAGCAGCATGAAATCGGTGTGAAGTACGAACACGGTACGTTCATGACGACTCTGGCACTGTTCCAGATCGAGAAACCGAGCGGCGAAATCGGCGCTGGCAACGTGTTCTCGGTGCAGGCCGAACAACGTAACCGTGGCGTCGAGTTGAGCATGTTCGGTGAAGTCGCGCCGGGCACTCGCCTGATGGGCGGCGTGACCTTGCTGGACGGCGAACTGACGGACTCGGCCACCGCCGCCAACCGTGGCAACAAACCGGTGGGCGTGCCGGATGTTCAGGCCAACCTCTGGGCGGAGTGGGATACACCGTGGGTCGAAGGTTTCACCCTGACCGGCGGCGCGATCTACACCGACAGCCAATACGTCAATCAGGCCAATACCCAGGAGCTGCCTTCCTGGACCCGCATCGACGCCGGCGCTCGCTACGCCACCAAGATCGAAGGTCGGCCGACGACGTTCCGCGCCACGGTGCAGAACGTGTTTGATCGTGAGTACTGGTCGGGTGTGGCGTCCTACGGCGCGTTCTCCCCGGGCTATCCGCGCACGTTGCAGTTGTCGGCGACCGTCGACTTCTGA
- a CDS encoding fe2+ zn2+ uptake regulation protein has translation MLTSPASTSSGKQSQFPLAKGQRAFDFERSTNEHIRELLHYYGLRTSLIRIKVIDALLVAARDGRAVGGRGVHGYLQAFVSGIQFISVREVLKRLCEEGVIVFQPDKSYRFTGEAYALLEQHADR, from the coding sequence ATGTTAACCAGCCCGGCATCGACGTCCTCTGGCAAGCAATCGCAGTTCCCGTTGGCGAAGGGGCAGCGGGCCTTTGATTTCGAGCGCAGCACCAATGAGCATATCCGTGAGCTGCTGCATTATTACGGGCTGCGCACCAGTCTGATCCGGATCAAGGTGATCGATGCCTTGCTGGTTGCAGCACGCGATGGACGCGCCGTTGGCGGGCGCGGGGTGCATGGGTATCTGCAGGCGTTTGTCAGCGGCATTCAGTTCATCAGCGTCAGGGAAGTGCTCAAGCGTTTGTGCGAGGAGGGCGTCATCGTGTTTCAGCCTGACAAGAGCTACCGGTTTACCGGTGAAGCCTATGCCTTGCTGGAGCAGCATGCCGACCGCTGA
- a CDS encoding AraC family transcriptional regulator — protein sequence MDNRLLSDRSSVFRHADPYAVSDYVNQHVGQHFIGLSRATHPQASLNHRKLADLDLCRISYGGSVRVTSVALETVYHLQVLLQGNCLWRGPKREHHLVPGELLLINPDDPVDLTYSDDCEKFILKVPVSVLESVCDEQRWLHPAGGIRFLRNHYRLDELEGFTNLLGMICQEAEASDPLLRVQEHYAQIIGSKLISLMSTNVSRECLSSPSVSFERILDYIERNLKQDLPAEHLATQANMSLRSLYALFERQLGVTPMQYIRQRKLERIHACLSDPSCPVRNLTELALDYGFLHLGRFSESYRQQFGELPSVTFKRRP from the coding sequence ATGGACAACCGCCTGCTGAGCGACCGCAGCAGCGTGTTTCGCCACGCTGACCCGTATGCCGTCTCCGACTATGTGAACCAGCACGTCGGCCAGCATTTCATCGGCCTGTCCCGGGCTACCCATCCCCAAGCCAGCCTCAACCATCGCAAACTCGCCGACCTCGATCTGTGTCGTATCAGCTATGGCGGCAGCGTTCGCGTCACTTCAGTGGCGCTGGAAACGGTCTATCACCTGCAAGTTCTGCTGCAAGGCAATTGCCTGTGGCGCGGGCCCAAGCGTGAACATCATCTGGTGCCGGGCGAATTGTTGTTGATCAACCCGGACGATCCGGTCGACCTGACCTATTCCGACGATTGCGAGAAATTCATCCTCAAGGTGCCGGTCAGCGTCCTAGAGTCGGTGTGCGACGAGCAGCGCTGGTTGCATCCTGCTGGTGGCATCCGGTTTCTGCGCAATCATTACCGGCTCGACGAACTGGAAGGTTTTACCAACCTGTTGGGCATGATCTGCCAGGAAGCCGAAGCCAGCGATCCGTTGCTGCGGGTGCAGGAGCATTACGCGCAGATCATCGGCAGCAAACTGATTTCGCTGATGAGCACCAACGTCAGCCGTGAATGCCTGAGTTCACCAAGCGTCAGTTTCGAGCGAATCCTCGACTATATAGAGCGCAACTTGAAACAGGATCTGCCTGCCGAACACCTGGCCACACAGGCGAACATGAGCCTGCGTTCCCTGTACGCGCTGTTCGAACGCCAACTCGGCGTGACCCCGATGCAATACATCCGCCAGCGCAAGCTGGAACGTATTCATGCCTGCCTCAGCGATCCGAGCTGTCCGGTGCGCAACCTCACTGAACTGGCGCTGGACTACGGCTTCCTGCACCTCGGTCGTTTCTCCGAAAGCTATCGCCAGCAGTTCGGCGAGTTGCCGTCTGTGACCTTCAAACGCCGCCCCTGA
- the benA gene encoding benzoate 1,2-dioxygenase large subunit, which yields MSLGIDYLNAMLEEDPEKGAYRCKREMFTDPRLFELEMAHIFEGNWIYLAHESQIPNVNDFLTTTMGRQPIFIARNKAGVLNAFLNACSHRGAMLCRHKSGNRSSYTCPFHGWTFNNSGKLLKVKDPSEAGYPEGFNCEGSHDLTKVARFESYRGFLFGSLNADVKSLAEHLGESARIIDMIVDQSPEGLEVLRGSSSYIYEGNWKLTAENGADGYHVSSVHWNYAATQNQRQQRDAGGEIKTMSAGSWAKKGGGFYSFEHGHLLLWTRWANPEDRPAYERRDELVRDFGQARADWMIENSRNLCLYPNVYLMDQFSSQIRVARPISVDKTEITIYCIAPKGESAEARAKRIRQYEDFFNVSGMATPDDLEEFRSCQTGYGAGRGWNDMSRGATHWVEGADAAAEEIDLKPLLSGMRTEDEGLFVLQHKYWQETMLKAAASDKNLIPVEAVQ from the coding sequence ATGTCCCTGGGAATCGACTACCTCAATGCCATGCTTGAAGAGGACCCCGAGAAGGGGGCCTACCGCTGCAAACGGGAGATGTTCACCGATCCGCGGCTGTTCGAACTGGAGATGGCGCACATCTTCGAAGGCAACTGGATCTACCTCGCCCATGAAAGCCAGATCCCCAACGTCAATGACTTTTTGACCACCACCATGGGTCGCCAACCCATCTTCATCGCCCGCAACAAGGCCGGTGTGCTCAATGCTTTTCTCAATGCGTGCAGCCATCGCGGCGCCATGCTGTGCCGGCACAAGTCCGGCAACCGTTCCAGCTATACCTGCCCGTTCCACGGCTGGACGTTCAACAACAGCGGCAAACTGCTCAAGGTCAAGGACCCGAGCGAGGCCGGCTACCCCGAAGGTTTCAACTGCGAAGGCTCCCACGACCTGACCAAAGTCGCGCGTTTCGAATCCTATCGCGGCTTCCTGTTCGGCAGCCTGAATGCCGACGTGAAGTCTCTCGCCGAGCACCTGGGCGAGTCGGCCAGGATCATTGACATGATCGTCGATCAGTCCCCCGAAGGCCTGGAGGTGCTGCGCGGTTCCAGCTCTTACATCTATGAAGGCAACTGGAAACTCACTGCCGAAAATGGCGCCGACGGCTATCACGTCAGCTCCGTGCACTGGAACTACGCCGCCACCCAGAACCAACGCCAGCAGCGCGACGCGGGCGGGGAAATCAAGACCATGAGCGCCGGCAGCTGGGCGAAGAAGGGCGGTGGTTTCTACTCGTTCGAGCACGGCCATCTGCTGCTCTGGACCCGTTGGGCCAACCCCGAGGACCGTCCGGCGTACGAGCGTCGCGATGAACTGGTCCGGGACTTTGGCCAGGCTCGCGCCGACTGGATGATCGAGAACTCGCGCAACCTGTGCCTGTACCCCAACGTTTACCTGATGGATCAGTTCAGCTCGCAGATCCGCGTCGCCCGGCCGATCTCCGTCGACAAGACCGAGATCACCATCTATTGCATCGCCCCCAAAGGCGAGAGCGCCGAGGCTCGGGCCAAACGCATTCGCCAATACGAAGACTTCTTCAACGTCAGCGGCATGGCCACCCCGGATGACCTTGAAGAATTCCGCTCGTGCCAGACCGGCTACGGTGCCGGGCGCGGCTGGAACGACATGTCCCGTGGCGCGACCCATTGGGTCGAAGGCGCGGACGCGGCGGCCGAGGAAATCGACCTCAAGCCCTTGCTGTCCGGCATGCGCACCGAGGACGAAGGGCTGTTCGTGTTGCAACACAAGTACTGGCAGGAAACCATGCTCAAGGCCGCCGCCAGCGATAAAAACCTGATCCCCGTGGAGGCTGTGCAATGA
- the benB gene encoding benzoate 1,2-dioxygenase small subunit encodes MSNLYDTVRDFLYREARYLDDGQWDQWLELYAADASFWMPAWDDHDTLTEDPQSEISLIWYGNRGGLEDRVFRIKTERSSATIPDTRTSHNLSNIEIVEQGEGQCQVRFNWHTLSFRYQVTDSYFGTSFYTLDLRGEQPLIKAKKVVLKNDYVRQVIDIYHI; translated from the coding sequence ATGAGCAACCTCTACGACACCGTGCGCGATTTTCTCTACCGCGAAGCACGTTATCTGGACGACGGACAGTGGGATCAGTGGCTGGAGCTCTACGCTGCCGACGCCAGTTTCTGGATGCCGGCCTGGGACGATCACGACACCCTGACCGAAGACCCGCAAAGCGAAATCTCGCTGATCTGGTACGGCAACCGTGGTGGCCTCGAAGACCGGGTATTCCGGATCAAGACCGAGCGCTCCAGCGCGACCATCCCCGACACCCGCACCTCGCACAACCTGAGCAACATCGAGATCGTCGAGCAGGGTGAGGGGCAATGCCAGGTGCGCTTCAACTGGCACACCCTGAGCTTTCGCTATCAGGTCACCGACAGCTACTTCGGCACCAGTTTCTACACCCTCGACCTGCGCGGCGAACAGCCGCTGATCAAGGCCAAGAAAGTCGTGCTGAAGAACGATTACGTCCGTCAGGTCATCGACATCTACCACATCTGA
- the benC gene encoding benzoate 1,2-dioxygenase electron transfer component BenC, whose protein sequence is MSFQIALNFEDGVTRFIEASGHETVADAAYRQGINIPLDCRDGACGTCKCFAESGRYDMGDNFIEDALSEDELAQGYVLTCQMRAESDCVVRVPVGSQVCKTEQASFQASISDVRQLSESTIALSLKDESLSRLAFLPGQYVNLQVPGSEQSRAYSFSSLQKNGEVSFLIRNVPGGLMSSFLTGLAKAGDSLNLAGPLGSFYLREIKRPLLLLAGGTGLAPFTAMLEKIAEQGSEHPVHLIYGVTNDFDLVELDRLEAFAARIPNFSFGACVANPQSQHPLKGYVTQHIEPRHLNEGDVDVYLCGPPPMVEAVSQYIREQGITPANFYYEKFAAA, encoded by the coding sequence ATGAGTTTCCAGATCGCACTGAATTTTGAAGACGGGGTCACCCGTTTCATCGAGGCCTCTGGCCACGAAACCGTTGCCGACGCGGCGTATCGCCAGGGCATCAACATTCCGCTGGACTGCCGCGACGGCGCCTGCGGCACCTGCAAATGTTTCGCCGAGTCCGGGCGATACGACATGGGCGACAACTTCATCGAAGACGCCTTGAGTGAAGATGAACTGGCCCAGGGTTATGTGCTGACCTGCCAGATGCGCGCCGAAAGCGATTGCGTGGTGCGAGTGCCGGTCGGCTCGCAGGTGTGCAAGACCGAACAGGCGAGTTTCCAGGCGTCGATCAGCGATGTTCGTCAGCTCTCCGAGAGCACCATCGCGCTGTCGCTCAAGGACGAATCCCTGAGCAGACTGGCGTTCCTGCCGGGGCAATACGTCAACCTGCAAGTGCCGGGCAGCGAGCAATCCCGCGCGTATTCCTTCAGCTCGTTGCAGAAGAACGGCGAGGTCAGCTTCCTGATCCGCAATGTCCCCGGCGGCTTGATGAGCAGCTTCCTCACGGGGCTGGCCAAGGCCGGCGACAGCCTGAATCTCGCCGGGCCGCTGGGCAGTTTTTACCTGCGGGAGATCAAGCGGCCGTTGCTGTTGCTCGCTGGCGGAACCGGGCTGGCGCCATTTACGGCGATGTTGGAGAAGATCGCCGAGCAGGGCAGCGAGCACCCGGTTCACCTGATCTACGGCGTGACCAACGATTTCGATCTGGTTGAACTTGACCGTCTCGAAGCCTTCGCCGCGCGCATCCCGAATTTCAGCTTCGGCGCCTGTGTGGCCAACCCGCAGAGCCAGCACCCGCTCAAGGGCTACGTCACCCAGCACATCGAGCCGCGCCACCTTAATGAAGGCGATGTCGACGTGTACCTGTGCGGCCCGCCGCCGATGGTCGAGGCGGTCAGCCAGTACATCCGCGAGCAGGGCATCACGCCGGCGAATTTCTACTACGAGAAGTTCGCGGCGGCCTGA
- a CDS encoding 1,6-dihydroxycyclohexa-2,4-diene-1-carboxylate dehydrogenase, whose product MNNRFANKVALVTGAAQGIGRRVCERLLEEGAHVVAVDRSALVHELQGEGVLSLTADLEQYADCTRVMSAAIDAFGRLDVLVNNVGGTIWAKPFEHYDVEQIEAEVRRSLFPTLWCCHAALPYMLKQGRGAIINVSSIATRSLNRVPYGAAKGGINALTACLAFENAERGIRVNATAPGGTEAPPRRIPRNTTEQSAQEQAWYQEIVAQTLDSSLMKRYGTLDEQVGAILFLASDDASYITGVTLPVGGGDLG is encoded by the coding sequence ATGAACAACAGATTCGCCAACAAGGTCGCGCTGGTCACCGGCGCGGCGCAGGGCATCGGTCGCCGGGTGTGCGAGCGATTGCTGGAAGAGGGCGCACACGTCGTCGCCGTCGACCGCTCCGCACTGGTTCACGAACTGCAAGGCGAAGGCGTTTTGTCGCTGACCGCCGACCTTGAGCAATACGCCGATTGCACTCGGGTGATGAGCGCCGCCATCGATGCTTTCGGGCGCCTGGATGTGCTGGTCAACAACGTCGGCGGCACCATTTGGGCCAAACCGTTCGAGCACTACGACGTCGAGCAGATCGAGGCCGAAGTGCGCCGCTCGCTGTTCCCGACGTTGTGGTGCTGCCACGCCGCATTGCCGTACATGCTCAAGCAGGGGCGCGGCGCGATCATCAATGTGTCGTCGATTGCAACCCGCAGCCTGAACCGTGTTCCGTACGGCGCAGCCAAGGGCGGCATTAACGCACTGACCGCGTGCCTGGCTTTTGAGAATGCCGAGCGCGGGATCCGGGTCAACGCCACCGCGCCCGGCGGCACTGAAGCACCACCCCGGCGCATTCCGCGAAACACCACCGAACAGTCCGCGCAGGAGCAAGCCTGGTATCAGGAAATCGTCGCGCAAACCCTCGATAGCAGCCTGATGAAACGCTACGGAACCCTCGACGAACAGGTCGGTGCGATCCTGTTTCTGGCCTCGGACGACGCCTCCTACATCACCGGCGTGACGCTGCCGGTCGGTGGCGGCGATCTCGGCTGA
- a CDS encoding muconate cycloisomerase family protein, with translation MNRTLIESLSTIIVDLPTIRPHKLAMHTMQNQTLVILRLRCSDGIEGIGEATTIGGLAYGYESPESIKVNIDAHLAPALIGMDASNINVAMQKLDKIAKGNTFAKSGIESALLDAQGKRLGLPVSELLGGRVRDSLEVAWTLASGDTARDIAEAEQMLEARRHRIFKLKIGANPLEQDLKHVVAIKKALGDRASVRVDVNQYWDESQAIRGCQVLGDNGIDLIEQPISRVNRSGQIRLNQRSPAPIMADESIESVEDAFSLAADGAASVFALKIAKNGGPRAVLRTAQIAEAAGIALYGGTMLEGSIGTLASAHAFLTLRQLTWDTELFGPLLLTEDIVTERPQYLDFHLHIPRTPGLGLTLDEERLARFRRH, from the coding sequence ATGAACCGAACCCTGATTGAAAGCCTGTCGACGATCATCGTCGACCTGCCGACCATCCGCCCGCACAAACTGGCGATGCACACGATGCAGAACCAGACGCTGGTGATCCTGCGCCTGCGCTGCAGCGACGGTATCGAAGGCATCGGCGAAGCCACCACCATAGGCGGCCTGGCCTACGGCTACGAAAGCCCGGAAAGCATCAAGGTCAACATCGACGCGCACCTGGCGCCGGCGCTGATCGGCATGGACGCGAGCAACATCAACGTCGCGATGCAGAAGCTCGACAAGATCGCCAAGGGCAACACCTTCGCCAAGTCCGGAATCGAAAGCGCATTGCTGGATGCCCAAGGCAAACGCCTCGGCCTGCCAGTGAGCGAACTGCTCGGCGGCCGGGTGCGCGACAGCCTCGAAGTCGCCTGGACACTGGCCAGCGGCGACACTGCCCGCGACATCGCCGAGGCCGAGCAGATGCTGGAAGCGCGGCGGCACCGGATCTTCAAACTGAAGATCGGCGCCAACCCGTTGGAGCAGGATCTGAAACACGTGGTTGCGATCAAAAAAGCCTTGGGTGATCGCGCCAGCGTTCGGGTCGACGTCAACCAGTACTGGGACGAATCCCAGGCGATTCGTGGCTGTCAGGTGTTGGGCGATAACGGTATCGACCTGATCGAGCAGCCGATCTCGCGGGTCAATCGTTCCGGGCAGATTCGTCTGAACCAGCGCAGCCCGGCACCCATCATGGCCGACGAATCGATCGAAAGCGTGGAGGACGCGTTCAGCCTCGCTGCCGACGGCGCCGCCAGCGTCTTCGCCCTGAAGATCGCCAAGAACGGCGGCCCGCGTGCCGTGTTGCGCACCGCGCAAATTGCCGAAGCCGCTGGCATCGCCCTGTACGGCGGCACCATGCTCGAAGGCTCCATCGGCACACTGGCCTCGGCCCACGCGTTTCTCACGCTCAGGCAACTGACGTGGGACACCGAGCTGTTCGGCCCGTTGCTGCTGACCGAAGACATCGTCACCGAGCGCCCGCAGTACCTCGACTTTCACCTGCATATTCCACGTACCCCAGGCCTGGGCCTGACGCTGGATGAAGAGCGCCTGGCGCGTTTTCGCCGGCACTGA
- the catC gene encoding muconolactone Delta-isomerase: protein MLFHVKMTVKLPADLDSAVATKLKADEKELAQRLQREGQWRHLWRIAGHYANYSVFDVPSVEALHDTLMLLPLFPYMEIEIDGLCRHPSSIHADDR, encoded by the coding sequence ATGCTGTTCCACGTAAAAATGACCGTGAAATTGCCTGCCGACCTGGATTCGGCCGTTGCCACAAAGCTCAAGGCCGACGAGAAAGAACTCGCCCAGCGCCTGCAACGCGAAGGCCAGTGGCGACACCTCTGGCGCATCGCCGGGCACTACGCCAATTACAGCGTGTTCGACGTGCCCAGCGTCGAGGCGTTGCACGACACCCTGATGCTGTTGCCGCTGTTTCCCTACATGGAGATCGAGATCGACGGCCTCTGCCGTCATCCCTCGTCGATCCACGCCGACGACCGCTGA